The proteins below come from a single Mugil cephalus isolate CIBA_MC_2020 chromosome 7, CIBA_Mcephalus_1.1, whole genome shotgun sequence genomic window:
- the ranbp3b gene encoding ran-binding protein 3b isoform X1: MTSVHLLLTDKPAIAPPVFVFQKDKAQKRSAEGSSAEDGEDSDKDEGSYCPPVKRERTSSFPPPHSVPKNNVFMPSSFCQSPTGNSDSEPEEKPMGFRLKPPTLIHGQAPSSGVPSQKPKEQQRSVLRPAVLQAPPSKSHIESNSSCGTNGVKKSSDGAQSLFLNNTEHSATLPGKSLKHENEEDGASGNKDGGRREKKETDVAISFVFGQNIKDRAKLEENSTEDNSKDGVSLDSQSEGTNYFLQYISTPSSKNATNSADGGAKFVFGQNMSERVLSPPKGESANEENKDVSAPPVSEPSPREATPEKVNSVSESLEESAAAYTKATAKKCILEKVDVKTGEESESNVLQMQCKLYVFEKTAQSWIERGRGLLRLNDMASTDDGTLQSRLVMRTQGSLRLILNTKLWPQMQVDKASEKSVRITAMDTEDQGVKVFLISASSKDIGQLAAALHHRILALKSRAEQEPETPATTIPEAEVPQSNEEDSDEEDNASASASASTPATSNSEGGENQAAGTT, translated from the exons ATGACCAGCGTACACCTTCTCTTGACAGACAAGCCTGCCATAGCgcctcctgtgtttgttttccaaaaagaTAAAGCACAGAAG CGATCTGCAGAGGGTTCAAGTGCAGAGGATGGagaag attcagataaaGATGAGGGAAGCTATTGCCCCCCTGTGAAAAGGGAAAGGACCTCCTCATTCCCACCCCCACATTCTG TTCCCAAGAACAATGTATTCATGCCCTCAAGTTTCTGCCAGTCTCCCACTGGGAACTCTGACTCTGAGCCAG AGGAGAAGCCTATGGGATTCCGCTTAAAGCCACCAACTCTCATACATGGACAAGCGCCAAGTTCAG GTGTCCCAAGTCAGAAACCCAAGGAGCAGCAACGCAGTGTCCTACGTCCTGCAGTCCTCCAGGCACCGCCCTCTAAATCACATATAGAGTCCA ATTCCAGTTGTGGAACCAATGGTGTGAAAAAGTCATCAGACGGGGCCCAGTCCCTTTTCCTGAACAACACAGAGCACTCGGCCACACTGCCTGGCAAGTCACTG aaacatgaaaatgagGAAGACGGAGCAAGTGGTAACAAAGATGGCggcagaagagagaagaaggagacggACGTAGCAATATCTTTTGTGTTTGGTCAGAATATCAAAGACAGAGCAAAG ttGGAGGAGAACAGCACAGAAGACAACTCAAAGGATGGCGTGTCACTGGACTCTCAATCAGAGGGCACTAATTATTTCTTACAGTACATCTCTACCCCAag TTCAAAAAATGCCACAAACAGTGCAGACGGTGGAGCGAAATTTGTTTTTGGCCAGAATATGTCTGAACGAGTTCTG AGTCCCCCGAAGGGCGAGTCCgcaaatgaggaaaataaagacgTTTCAGCTCCCCCTGTTTCAGAGCCCTCACCACGGGAAGCCACCCCAGAGAAGG TGAACAGCGTGTCAGAGTCTTTGGAGGAGTCTGCAGCAGCGTACACCAAAGCCACAGCCAAGAAGTGCATCTTAGAGAAAGTGGACGTGAAGACCGGAGAGGAATCAGAGAGCAATGTTTTACAG ATGCAGTGCAAGTTGTATGTTTTTGAGAAGACGGCTCAGTCATGGATAGAGAGAGGTCGAGGTTTGCTGAGGCTCAATGACATGGCATCGACAGACGACGGCACACTACAGTCCCGTCTAG TGATGAGGACCCAGGGAAGCCTCCGATTGATCCTCAACACTAAACTTTGGCCTCAGATGCAAGTGGACAAGGCCAGCGAGAAGAGTGTACGAATCACTGCCATGGACACGGAGGACCAGGGGGTCAAGGTCTTCCTAATATCG GCTAGCTCTAAGGACATAGGTCAACTGGCTGCAGCGTTACATCACCGTATCTTAGCCCTGAAGAGTCGGGCGGAGCAGGAGCCCGAGACCCCAGCAACGACCATCCCCGAAGCCGAGGTACCGCAGTCCAACGAGGAAGACAGCGACGAGGAAGACAatgcctctgcctctgcttccGCCTCCACTCCCGCTACAA GTAAttcagagggaggagagaaccAGGCAGCAGGAACCACATAG
- the ranbp3b gene encoding ran-binding protein 3b isoform X2 → MADLANEDKPAIAPPVFVFQKDKAQKRSAEGSSAEDGEDSDKDEGSYCPPVKRERTSSFPPPHSVPKNNVFMPSSFCQSPTGNSDSEPEEKPMGFRLKPPTLIHGQAPSSGVPSQKPKEQQRSVLRPAVLQAPPSKSHIESNSSCGTNGVKKSSDGAQSLFLNNTEHSATLPGKSLKHENEEDGASGNKDGGRREKKETDVAISFVFGQNIKDRAKLEENSTEDNSKDGVSLDSQSEGTNYFLQYISTPSSKNATNSADGGAKFVFGQNMSERVLSPPKGESANEENKDVSAPPVSEPSPREATPEKVNSVSESLEESAAAYTKATAKKCILEKVDVKTGEESESNVLQMQCKLYVFEKTAQSWIERGRGLLRLNDMASTDDGTLQSRLVMRTQGSLRLILNTKLWPQMQVDKASEKSVRITAMDTEDQGVKVFLISASSKDIGQLAAALHHRILALKSRAEQEPETPATTIPEAEVPQSNEEDSDEEDNASASASASTPATSNSEGGENQAAGTT, encoded by the exons ATGGCGGACTTGGCAAACGAAG ACAAGCCTGCCATAGCgcctcctgtgtttgttttccaaaaagaTAAAGCACAGAAG CGATCTGCAGAGGGTTCAAGTGCAGAGGATGGagaag attcagataaaGATGAGGGAAGCTATTGCCCCCCTGTGAAAAGGGAAAGGACCTCCTCATTCCCACCCCCACATTCTG TTCCCAAGAACAATGTATTCATGCCCTCAAGTTTCTGCCAGTCTCCCACTGGGAACTCTGACTCTGAGCCAG AGGAGAAGCCTATGGGATTCCGCTTAAAGCCACCAACTCTCATACATGGACAAGCGCCAAGTTCAG GTGTCCCAAGTCAGAAACCCAAGGAGCAGCAACGCAGTGTCCTACGTCCTGCAGTCCTCCAGGCACCGCCCTCTAAATCACATATAGAGTCCA ATTCCAGTTGTGGAACCAATGGTGTGAAAAAGTCATCAGACGGGGCCCAGTCCCTTTTCCTGAACAACACAGAGCACTCGGCCACACTGCCTGGCAAGTCACTG aaacatgaaaatgagGAAGACGGAGCAAGTGGTAACAAAGATGGCggcagaagagagaagaaggagacggACGTAGCAATATCTTTTGTGTTTGGTCAGAATATCAAAGACAGAGCAAAG ttGGAGGAGAACAGCACAGAAGACAACTCAAAGGATGGCGTGTCACTGGACTCTCAATCAGAGGGCACTAATTATTTCTTACAGTACATCTCTACCCCAag TTCAAAAAATGCCACAAACAGTGCAGACGGTGGAGCGAAATTTGTTTTTGGCCAGAATATGTCTGAACGAGTTCTG AGTCCCCCGAAGGGCGAGTCCgcaaatgaggaaaataaagacgTTTCAGCTCCCCCTGTTTCAGAGCCCTCACCACGGGAAGCCACCCCAGAGAAGG TGAACAGCGTGTCAGAGTCTTTGGAGGAGTCTGCAGCAGCGTACACCAAAGCCACAGCCAAGAAGTGCATCTTAGAGAAAGTGGACGTGAAGACCGGAGAGGAATCAGAGAGCAATGTTTTACAG ATGCAGTGCAAGTTGTATGTTTTTGAGAAGACGGCTCAGTCATGGATAGAGAGAGGTCGAGGTTTGCTGAGGCTCAATGACATGGCATCGACAGACGACGGCACACTACAGTCCCGTCTAG TGATGAGGACCCAGGGAAGCCTCCGATTGATCCTCAACACTAAACTTTGGCCTCAGATGCAAGTGGACAAGGCCAGCGAGAAGAGTGTACGAATCACTGCCATGGACACGGAGGACCAGGGGGTCAAGGTCTTCCTAATATCG GCTAGCTCTAAGGACATAGGTCAACTGGCTGCAGCGTTACATCACCGTATCTTAGCCCTGAAGAGTCGGGCGGAGCAGGAGCCCGAGACCCCAGCAACGACCATCCCCGAAGCCGAGGTACCGCAGTCCAACGAGGAAGACAGCGACGAGGAAGACAatgcctctgcctctgcttccGCCTCCACTCCCGCTACAA GTAAttcagagggaggagagaaccAGGCAGCAGGAACCACATAG
- the ranbp3b gene encoding ran-binding protein 3b isoform X3: protein MADLANEDKPAIAPPVFVFQKDKAQKRSAEGSSAEDGEDSDKDEGSYCPPVKRERTSSFPPPHSEEKPMGFRLKPPTLIHGQAPSSGVPSQKPKEQQRSVLRPAVLQAPPSKSHIESNSSCGTNGVKKSSDGAQSLFLNNTEHSATLPGKSLKHENEEDGASGNKDGGRREKKETDVAISFVFGQNIKDRAKLEENSTEDNSKDGVSLDSQSEGTNYFLQYISTPSSKNATNSADGGAKFVFGQNMSERVLSPPKGESANEENKDVSAPPVSEPSPREATPEKVNSVSESLEESAAAYTKATAKKCILEKVDVKTGEESESNVLQMQCKLYVFEKTAQSWIERGRGLLRLNDMASTDDGTLQSRLVMRTQGSLRLILNTKLWPQMQVDKASEKSVRITAMDTEDQGVKVFLISASSKDIGQLAAALHHRILALKSRAEQEPETPATTIPEAEVPQSNEEDSDEEDNASASASASTPATSNSEGGENQAAGTT, encoded by the exons ATGGCGGACTTGGCAAACGAAG ACAAGCCTGCCATAGCgcctcctgtgtttgttttccaaaaagaTAAAGCACAGAAG CGATCTGCAGAGGGTTCAAGTGCAGAGGATGGagaag attcagataaaGATGAGGGAAGCTATTGCCCCCCTGTGAAAAGGGAAAGGACCTCCTCATTCCCACCCCCACATTCTG AGGAGAAGCCTATGGGATTCCGCTTAAAGCCACCAACTCTCATACATGGACAAGCGCCAAGTTCAG GTGTCCCAAGTCAGAAACCCAAGGAGCAGCAACGCAGTGTCCTACGTCCTGCAGTCCTCCAGGCACCGCCCTCTAAATCACATATAGAGTCCA ATTCCAGTTGTGGAACCAATGGTGTGAAAAAGTCATCAGACGGGGCCCAGTCCCTTTTCCTGAACAACACAGAGCACTCGGCCACACTGCCTGGCAAGTCACTG aaacatgaaaatgagGAAGACGGAGCAAGTGGTAACAAAGATGGCggcagaagagagaagaaggagacggACGTAGCAATATCTTTTGTGTTTGGTCAGAATATCAAAGACAGAGCAAAG ttGGAGGAGAACAGCACAGAAGACAACTCAAAGGATGGCGTGTCACTGGACTCTCAATCAGAGGGCACTAATTATTTCTTACAGTACATCTCTACCCCAag TTCAAAAAATGCCACAAACAGTGCAGACGGTGGAGCGAAATTTGTTTTTGGCCAGAATATGTCTGAACGAGTTCTG AGTCCCCCGAAGGGCGAGTCCgcaaatgaggaaaataaagacgTTTCAGCTCCCCCTGTTTCAGAGCCCTCACCACGGGAAGCCACCCCAGAGAAGG TGAACAGCGTGTCAGAGTCTTTGGAGGAGTCTGCAGCAGCGTACACCAAAGCCACAGCCAAGAAGTGCATCTTAGAGAAAGTGGACGTGAAGACCGGAGAGGAATCAGAGAGCAATGTTTTACAG ATGCAGTGCAAGTTGTATGTTTTTGAGAAGACGGCTCAGTCATGGATAGAGAGAGGTCGAGGTTTGCTGAGGCTCAATGACATGGCATCGACAGACGACGGCACACTACAGTCCCGTCTAG TGATGAGGACCCAGGGAAGCCTCCGATTGATCCTCAACACTAAACTTTGGCCTCAGATGCAAGTGGACAAGGCCAGCGAGAAGAGTGTACGAATCACTGCCATGGACACGGAGGACCAGGGGGTCAAGGTCTTCCTAATATCG GCTAGCTCTAAGGACATAGGTCAACTGGCTGCAGCGTTACATCACCGTATCTTAGCCCTGAAGAGTCGGGCGGAGCAGGAGCCCGAGACCCCAGCAACGACCATCCCCGAAGCCGAGGTACCGCAGTCCAACGAGGAAGACAGCGACGAGGAAGACAatgcctctgcctctgcttccGCCTCCACTCCCGCTACAA GTAAttcagagggaggagagaaccAGGCAGCAGGAACCACATAG